In Paralcaligenes sp. KSB-10, the following are encoded in one genomic region:
- a CDS encoding nucleoside deaminase → MDPFMLAAINEAQQGLAEGGIPIGSVIVHRGRIIGRGHNRRVQQGSAILHGEMDAFENAGRQPASVYRESVLYTTLSPCAMCSGAILLYKIPKVIVGENRSFMGEEAMLRSRAVQVDVLQDETCIALMRDFIAAKPSLWNEDIGT, encoded by the coding sequence ATGGACCCCTTCATGCTTGCCGCGATCAACGAGGCGCAGCAGGGCCTGGCCGAGGGCGGCATTCCGATCGGCTCGGTGATTGTGCATCGGGGCCGCATCATAGGCCGTGGCCACAACCGGCGGGTGCAGCAGGGCAGCGCCATTTTGCACGGCGAGATGGACGCCTTCGAGAATGCCGGGCGCCAGCCTGCCAGTGTGTACCGGGAATCGGTGCTCTATACCACGCTTTCGCCTTGCGCGATGTGCAGCGGCGCCATCCTGCTTTACAAGATTCCTAAAGTGATCGTAGGCGAAAATCGTAGCTTCATGGGCGAAGAGGCCATGCTGCGCTCACGCGCCGTGCAGGTGGATGTGTTGCAGGACGAAACCTGCATTGCGTTGATGCGCGATTTCATTGCGGCCAAGCCTTCTTTGTGGAACGAAGACATCGGCACCTGA
- a CDS encoding FadR/GntR family transcriptional regulator, with protein MKNMPHTVTNTTITTIRERIERQVYPAGAMLPSQRQLAEELSISRASLREALSTLEALGLVVIRPGKGVYVSDAPQRVGVAWRFADQISLADTYQLRYALEGFSTRLAALASSQDEIDWLSDNVEAMHTALLNGDFDEAAQLDFAFHLHIVSMAGNGAIADILRGSTEIVMESQRLPFYQRELAHSTYIEHLEILEGLRRRNGQAAGLAMERHIVRAAQRAGIHFPTPPDALEQSRPPAASAAEATP; from the coding sequence ATGAAAAACATGCCGCATACCGTAACCAACACAACGATTACGACCATCCGCGAGCGGATCGAACGGCAGGTGTATCCGGCCGGGGCGATGCTGCCGTCGCAACGCCAGTTGGCGGAGGAACTGAGCATCAGCCGGGCGTCGCTGCGCGAAGCCTTGTCGACGCTCGAGGCGCTGGGCCTGGTGGTGATCCGTCCGGGCAAAGGCGTTTATGTATCCGATGCGCCTCAGCGGGTTGGCGTTGCGTGGCGCTTTGCCGATCAGATTTCACTGGCCGATACCTATCAATTGCGCTACGCGCTTGAAGGGTTTTCAACCCGCCTCGCGGCCTTGGCATCGAGCCAGGATGAAATCGACTGGCTATCCGATAACGTCGAAGCCATGCACACGGCTCTGCTCAATGGCGATTTCGATGAAGCGGCACAACTCGATTTCGCTTTCCATTTGCACATAGTCAGCATGGCAGGCAACGGCGCCATTGCAGACATCCTGCGCGGCAGTACGGAAATTGTGATGGAAAGCCAGCGCCTGCCCTTCTACCAGCGCGAGCTGGCGCACTCCACGTATATCGAGCACCTGGAAATCCTGGAAGGCCTGCGGCGGCGCAACGGCCAGGCAGCCGGGCTGGCGATGGAGCGTCATATTGTGCGGGCCGCGCAGCGCGCGGGCATCCATTTCCCCACACCGCCAGACGCGCTTGAACAGTCCCGTCCACCGGCGGCATCGGCGGCGGAAGCCACGCCATAA
- a CDS encoding ureidoglycolate lyase: MRTLIIEKLTRESFEPFGDVVQTEGAKHFMINDGTTERFHDLARVETDGGRTLINLFRSQPRQLPFTVTMLERHPLGSQAFIPLTGTPYLIVAAPAGKLDPSQVRAFVSDGWQGVNYAPGVWHHPLMALERVSEFIVVDRGGDGHNCDEQVLAEPLWLMQEALEEARAEARV, encoded by the coding sequence ATGCGCACTCTGATTATCGAGAAGCTTACGCGCGAATCGTTCGAACCGTTCGGCGATGTCGTGCAAACGGAAGGCGCAAAGCACTTCATGATCAACGATGGCACCACCGAACGCTTTCACGATCTGGCCAGGGTCGAGACGGATGGCGGGCGCACGCTGATCAATCTGTTTCGCAGCCAGCCGCGGCAACTGCCATTTACAGTCACCATGCTGGAGCGCCATCCGCTGGGCAGCCAGGCCTTCATTCCATTGACAGGCACTCCATATCTGATCGTGGCTGCGCCTGCCGGAAAGCTGGATCCAAGCCAGGTACGGGCGTTTGTGTCGGACGGCTGGCAAGGGGTGAATTATGCTCCGGGCGTATGGCATCATCCACTGATGGCGCTGGAACGCGTGAGCGAATTCATTGTGGTCGATCGCGGCGGCGATGGGCACAATTGCGACGAGCAGGTTTTGGCCGAGCCGCTTTGGCTTATGCAAGAAGCGCTTGAAGAAGCCAGGGCGGAAGCCCGCGTCTGA
- a CDS encoding 4-oxalomesaconate tautomerase, producing the protein MTAIPCILMRGGTSKGAYFLRGDLPRDPAVRDQVLLRVMGSPDSRQIDGLGGADPLTSKVAIVNVSERADADVDYLFAQVLVDEARVDYGQNCGNILAGVGPFAIERGLVPVTGERTRVAIHMVNTGQIAVAEVSTPGGEVCYDGDARIDGVPGAAAAVPIEFRDTAGSTCGALLPTGRVLDEVDGVALTCIDNGMPLVLMRAEDFGISGYESREALEADVALAARIEAIRLKAGPMMNLGDVSRRTVPKMCLIAPPRNGGAVCTRTWIPHRVHASIGVLGAVSVASAVVLPGSVAQGVALIPGGLRRRLAIEHPTGEFSVELSKEREDEPEESARAALLRTARLLMDGRAHVPASVWAP; encoded by the coding sequence ATGACGGCCATACCCTGCATCCTGATGCGTGGCGGTACGTCCAAAGGGGCTTATTTTCTGCGCGGCGACTTGCCTCGGGATCCCGCCGTGCGTGACCAAGTGCTGCTGCGCGTCATGGGTTCGCCCGATTCACGGCAGATCGATGGCCTGGGCGGTGCCGATCCGCTGACCAGCAAGGTAGCGATCGTCAACGTATCCGAGCGTGCCGATGCTGATGTCGACTATCTTTTCGCACAAGTCCTGGTTGACGAGGCGAGGGTGGATTACGGACAGAATTGCGGCAATATCCTTGCCGGAGTCGGCCCCTTCGCTATCGAGCGCGGGCTGGTGCCGGTGACGGGTGAGCGGACTCGCGTGGCGATCCATATGGTGAATACGGGGCAGATCGCCGTCGCCGAGGTCAGCACCCCGGGCGGAGAAGTGTGCTACGACGGCGACGCGCGCATCGATGGCGTGCCCGGTGCCGCCGCCGCGGTGCCGATCGAATTTCGCGATACCGCCGGTTCCACGTGCGGCGCACTGCTGCCCACGGGCAGGGTGCTGGACGAAGTCGACGGCGTGGCGCTCACCTGCATCGACAACGGCATGCCGCTGGTCCTGATGCGGGCGGAGGATTTCGGCATTTCGGGCTACGAGAGCCGCGAAGCGTTGGAGGCCGACGTTGCGCTGGCCGCGCGCATTGAGGCCATTCGCCTGAAAGCCGGGCCCATGATGAACCTGGGCGACGTCAGCCGGCGCACCGTGCCCAAAATGTGCCTGATTGCGCCGCCGCGTAACGGCGGCGCGGTCTGCACGCGTACCTGGATACCACACCGTGTGCATGCCTCGATCGGTGTGTTGGGCGCAGTCAGCGTCGCCAGCGCCGTGGTGCTGCCGGGGTCGGTTGCGCAAGGCGTTGCGCTTATCCCGGGCGGACTCAGGCGCCGCCTCGCCATCGAGCATCCCACCGGCGAATTCAGCGTCGAATTGTCCAAGGAGCGCGAAGACGAGCCGGAAGAATCCGCCCGCGCCGCGCTGCTGCGCACCGCCCGCTTGCTCATGGATGGCCGGGCGCATGTCCCGGCCTCGGTCTGGGCTCCCTGA
- a CDS encoding LysR family transcriptional regulator, giving the protein MQIDFLGMQAFLAIVEHGGFQQAASHLNLSQTAVSHRIRKLETSLGVALLARTTREVTLTDAGRALLPCVRGAMREFELSYDVLRQHSRNAPQWLAFGCLPTMAAYRIAPALRRFGELHPNIAVRVFDNSIQEIAELIQTETTAFGISLAAPNRYGLAVEPFADEPFVLACPAGHPLARLQSVRWDQLMGEVLVRISLPAGNSSTIDDALGERRLRLRWAYETQHTAVALNFVREGLGLTVVPCLAAAAIDGVVTRPLLQPYVTRKLAVLTRKGVVLSGQAQALRELLVQELRAGLPADTPQ; this is encoded by the coding sequence ATGCAAATCGACTTTCTAGGCATGCAAGCCTTCCTGGCAATTGTGGAACACGGCGGCTTCCAGCAGGCAGCCTCCCATCTGAACTTGTCCCAAACCGCCGTCAGCCACCGGATTCGCAAATTGGAAACCAGCCTGGGCGTGGCGCTGCTGGCGCGCACGACCCGGGAGGTCACATTGACGGATGCCGGCCGCGCGCTGCTGCCGTGCGTACGCGGGGCGATGCGCGAGTTCGAACTGTCCTATGATGTACTGCGCCAGCACAGCCGCAACGCGCCGCAATGGCTGGCATTCGGCTGCCTGCCCACTATGGCCGCATACCGCATCGCGCCGGCGCTGCGGCGCTTCGGCGAACTGCATCCGAATATTGCCGTGCGCGTATTCGACAATTCCATCCAGGAAATCGCCGAGCTGATCCAGACCGAGACCACGGCCTTCGGTATTTCCCTCGCGGCACCCAACCGCTACGGCCTGGCGGTGGAGCCATTCGCCGACGAGCCCTTCGTGCTGGCATGCCCGGCCGGGCACCCGCTGGCGCGCTTGCAAAGCGTGCGTTGGGACCAGTTGATGGGCGAGGTGCTGGTGCGCATCAGCTTGCCCGCGGGCAACAGCTCCACCATCGACGATGCGCTGGGCGAACGGCGCTTGCGACTGCGCTGGGCCTACGAGACCCAGCATACGGCAGTGGCACTGAATTTCGTGCGGGAAGGCCTAGGCTTGACAGTGGTTCCCTGCCTTGCCGCGGCGGCCATCGACGGCGTGGTGACCCGACCATTGCTGCAGCCTTATGTCACCCGCAAGCTGGCTGTGCTGACACGCAAAGGGGTCGTGCTGTCCGGGCAGGCCCAGGCCCTGCGCGAACTGCTGGTGCAGGAACTGCGCGCGGGCCTGCCCGCGGACACACCGCAATAA
- a CDS encoding C4-dicarboxylate transporter DctA: MPRFLNSLFGRVVIGLLIGIVVGVLFPHFGESLRPFGDGFLKLIKMIIAPIVFCVVVSGMASAGDLKKVGRVGVKAIVYFEVITTFALLIGAALAYLIHPGTGMNIDIHTLDASAMTAYTEHAKSLKDTAGFLLKIIPDTVFDAFARGDILQVLVFAVLFGAALSMMGEKGKPVARLVDGLAQVFFSIMGFIIKLAPLGVLGAVAFTTGKYGAASLQQLGLLVLVFYASCIVFVVVVMGIVMRLAGFNIFKFIKYFREELSIVLGTASSDAVLPQIMRKLEWMGVKDSTVGLVIPTGYSFNLDGFSIYLTLAVIFIAQATNTPLSIHDLALIILVSLLTSKGAHGIPGSAIVILAATLTAIPAIPLLGLVLILPVDWFIGIARALTNMIGNCVATVVVASWEKDIDCARAHRVLNGEQPFEPAAAPDPTGAIDHGITHLAPKTA, translated from the coding sequence ATGCCTCGGTTCTTAAATTCGCTATTCGGACGTGTTGTGATTGGGCTGCTTATCGGCATTGTCGTCGGTGTGCTTTTTCCTCATTTCGGTGAAAGCCTGCGTCCGTTCGGCGACGGTTTTCTCAAATTGATCAAGATGATCATTGCCCCCATCGTATTTTGTGTGGTGGTCAGCGGCATGGCCAGCGCCGGCGACTTGAAGAAAGTCGGCCGCGTTGGTGTCAAGGCGATTGTCTACTTTGAAGTCATTACCACGTTTGCCTTGCTGATCGGCGCCGCGCTGGCCTATCTGATTCATCCGGGCACCGGCATGAATATCGACATCCACACGCTGGATGCATCGGCCATGACCGCCTACACCGAGCATGCCAAGAGCCTGAAGGACACGGCCGGGTTCCTCCTCAAGATCATCCCCGACACGGTGTTCGATGCATTCGCCCGAGGCGATATCCTGCAGGTACTGGTGTTTGCCGTGCTGTTCGGTGCGGCCCTGTCGATGATGGGCGAAAAGGGCAAGCCTGTTGCCCGGCTCGTCGACGGTCTGGCGCAAGTGTTTTTCTCCATCATGGGCTTTATTATCAAGCTGGCCCCGCTGGGAGTCCTGGGCGCCGTGGCGTTTACCACGGGCAAGTACGGTGCGGCCTCGCTCCAGCAACTCGGCTTGCTGGTGCTGGTGTTTTATGCGTCATGCATCGTGTTCGTGGTGGTCGTGATGGGCATCGTCATGCGGCTCGCGGGCTTCAATATTTTCAAGTTCATCAAGTATTTCCGCGAAGAGCTGTCCATCGTGCTGGGCACGGCTTCGTCCGACGCGGTGCTGCCGCAAATCATGCGCAAGCTCGAGTGGATGGGCGTCAAGGATTCCACTGTGGGCCTGGTGATTCCCACCGGCTATTCGTTCAATCTCGACGGCTTTTCGATTTACCTGACGCTGGCGGTCATATTCATTGCCCAGGCGACCAATACGCCTTTGTCGATCCATGACCTGGCTTTGATCATACTGGTGTCGCTGCTTACCTCGAAAGGCGCCCACGGCATCCCGGGTTCGGCCATCGTGATTCTTGCCGCAACCCTGACGGCGATCCCCGCCATTCCGCTGCTTGGGCTGGTGCTGATCCTGCCGGTCGATTGGTTCATTGGAATTGCCCGTGCATTGACCAATATGATCGGCAACTGCGTGGCGACCGTGGTCGTGGCTTCCTGGGAAAAGGATATCGACTGCGCCCGTGCGCATCGCGTGCTCAACGGCGAACAGCCGTTCGAGCCCGCCGCGGCGCCTGACCCGACCGGCGCAATCGACCATGGCATTACGCACCTGGCCCCTAAAACCGCTTAA
- the alc gene encoding allantoicase, with protein MSLVSVDPNAPDFVRQYTNLADPRLGAQALFATDEFFAPAERMLNPDPAVFIVGKYDDHGKWMDGWETRRKRVSGYDYCIVKLARPGVIRGVDLDTSHFTGNFPPAASLDACHSPEGDPGELTVWRNVLPATSLQGNSHHYHAIEAEQAFTHVRVNLYPDGGLARLRVYGSPQCDWEQRGAQEQIDLIAMENGGCVIGANNQHFGAASNMLMPGRGGNMGDGWETRRRREPGNDWCIIALAHPGEIDKIEVDTAFFKGNYPDRCSVQAAYVTGGTAESLVTQSMFWPVLLPEQTLVMDQQHYFAEQIARLGPISHIRFNIIPDGGVSRLRVWGRLAK; from the coding sequence ATGTCACTCGTATCTGTAGATCCCAACGCGCCGGACTTTGTGCGGCAGTACACGAACCTGGCCGATCCCCGGCTGGGGGCCCAGGCCCTGTTTGCCACCGATGAGTTCTTTGCGCCGGCCGAGCGTATGCTCAACCCCGATCCGGCGGTGTTCATTGTCGGCAAATACGACGATCACGGCAAATGGATGGATGGCTGGGAAACCCGCCGCAAGCGCGTCAGCGGCTACGACTATTGCATCGTCAAGCTGGCTCGCCCGGGAGTAATCCGCGGGGTGGACCTGGATACAAGCCACTTCACCGGCAATTTTCCGCCGGCGGCCTCGCTCGATGCCTGCCACAGCCCCGAAGGCGATCCAGGCGAACTCACTGTGTGGCGCAATGTCCTGCCTGCGACCAGCCTCCAGGGCAACAGCCATCACTATCATGCGATTGAGGCGGAACAAGCGTTTACTCATGTGCGAGTCAATCTGTACCCGGATGGCGGGCTGGCGCGATTGCGTGTCTACGGGTCGCCGCAGTGCGACTGGGAGCAGCGCGGCGCCCAGGAGCAGATCGACCTGATTGCCATGGAAAACGGCGGTTGTGTCATAGGCGCCAACAACCAGCACTTCGGTGCGGCTTCAAACATGTTGATGCCGGGGCGGGGGGGGAACATGGGCGATGGCTGGGAGACCCGCCGGCGGCGGGAACCGGGCAACGACTGGTGCATTATCGCGCTGGCGCATCCCGGCGAGATCGACAAGATCGAGGTCGACACGGCTTTTTTCAAAGGCAATTATCCTGACCGTTGTTCCGTGCAGGCCGCGTATGTGACGGGAGGTACGGCCGAGTCGCTGGTGACGCAATCGATGTTCTGGCCGGTGTTGTTGCCTGAGCAGACGTTGGTGATGGACCAGCAGCATTATTTTGCGGAGCAGATCGCGCGGCTGGGGCCGATCAGCCACATTCGCTTCAATATTATTCCGGATGGGGGCGTGTCGCGCCTGCGCGTGTGGGGACGGCTGGCAAAATAG
- a CDS encoding MFS transporter has product MRWYKELNQKEKKTFIAAFGGWAIDALDFMIFTFVIAAIMQLWGINKGEAGLLGTVTLLFSAIGGWGAGILADRYGRVKILQITILWFSICTVLTGFSQNFEQFFVLRALQGLGFGGEWAVGSVLMGEIIRAEHRGKAVGTVQSGWAIGWGIAALLYTVAFSILPIEWAWRTLFWVGALPALLVLYIRKHVPEPEIFKKKLESNTDKVSPWAIFSPDIIKTTIPAAILCTGAQGGYYAVTTWLPTYLKVERHLSVMNTGGYLLVIILGSFCGYIAGAYFTDRFGRKANLVFFSLLSCLSIYLYTVLPLSDEQMLFLGFPLGFAASGIFSGIGAYLTELFPSRIRANGQGFAYNFGRGIGALFPSLVGYLSQSTGLALAIGLFGGGAYVVVLLSTLFLPETKGKVLVE; this is encoded by the coding sequence ATGCGCTGGTACAAAGAACTGAATCAGAAAGAGAAAAAGACTTTTATCGCCGCCTTCGGAGGATGGGCGATCGACGCGCTCGATTTCATGATTTTCACGTTCGTCATTGCGGCGATCATGCAGCTTTGGGGTATCAACAAAGGCGAGGCGGGTCTGCTCGGAACCGTTACGCTGCTCTTCTCCGCCATCGGAGGCTGGGGAGCCGGCATTCTCGCCGATCGATACGGCCGTGTGAAAATCCTGCAAATTACCATTCTCTGGTTCTCGATCTGCACAGTTCTTACCGGATTTTCCCAAAACTTCGAACAGTTTTTTGTGCTCCGCGCGCTGCAGGGCCTGGGGTTCGGCGGAGAATGGGCCGTGGGCTCGGTGCTGATGGGCGAAATCATTCGCGCCGAGCACCGCGGAAAAGCCGTCGGCACCGTCCAGAGCGGTTGGGCTATCGGGTGGGGTATCGCGGCACTGCTATATACCGTGGCATTTTCGATATTGCCGATCGAATGGGCCTGGCGCACGCTCTTCTGGGTGGGCGCCCTGCCGGCGCTGCTTGTTCTGTATATTCGCAAACACGTGCCCGAACCGGAAATCTTCAAAAAGAAACTTGAAAGCAACACCGACAAAGTCAGCCCCTGGGCGATTTTTTCTCCGGACATCATCAAGACAACCATTCCCGCCGCCATCCTGTGCACAGGCGCCCAGGGTGGCTATTACGCGGTCACCACGTGGTTGCCCACCTACCTCAAGGTAGAACGCCATTTGTCGGTCATGAACACCGGCGGATACCTGCTGGTCATTATTCTGGGTTCGTTCTGCGGCTATATCGCGGGTGCCTATTTCACCGACAGGTTCGGCCGCAAAGCCAATCTGGTTTTCTTTTCATTGCTGTCGTGCCTGAGCATCTATCTGTATACCGTATTGCCGTTAAGCGATGAACAAATGCTGTTCCTGGGCTTTCCGCTAGGCTTTGCCGCCTCGGGCATTTTCAGTGGCATCGGCGCCTATCTGACGGAGCTTTTCCCGTCACGCATCCGGGCCAATGGGCAAGGCTTCGCCTACAATTTCGGGCGCGGCATCGGGGCTTTGTTTCCCAGTCTTGTCGGCTACCTGAGCCAATCTACCGGCCTGGCGCTTGCCATCGGCCTGTTCGGCGGAGGCGCTTACGTCGTCGTTCTGCTGTCGACGCTTTTCCTGCCCGAGACCAAGGGCAAAGTTCTGGTCGAATAA
- a CDS encoding TRAP transporter substrate-binding protein, with the protein MRVIKSRYLIIGSAFSLIAFCPQGYAQTTTLKLINEYPATSITAAADLDFAASVDKLSNGKIKVETLQEKNDPYKGAGQVDAVSQNKVQMGTLFGGILGARDSLFLLSSLPFAAKDFQQAKSLFTCAKPVLEDRLKKLDARLLYVTPWPPSGIWSTKPLATKTDLQALKIRTYDETSKSVFERLGAQSVNLPYSALAEKLKAGDLNAVLTSGDGGAGRKLWDLLPYFTAVNYSIPLSYTIINNATWNSLSKEQQSVLDKAAQEVADASWAGVEKRIQANYSRMSEHKMTLNTQPSASINQALKDSGAAETKAWLQKNKLTDKDAACLLEGNS; encoded by the coding sequence ATGAGGGTCATTAAATCCAGGTATCTGATCATCGGTTCGGCATTTTCTTTGATCGCCTTTTGTCCGCAGGGATATGCACAGACCACCACACTGAAACTCATCAATGAATATCCGGCAACCTCCATCACGGCCGCGGCCGATCTGGATTTCGCCGCCTCGGTCGACAAGCTGTCGAATGGAAAAATCAAGGTAGAGACACTGCAGGAAAAGAACGATCCCTATAAAGGCGCCGGCCAGGTGGATGCAGTCAGCCAGAACAAAGTACAAATGGGCACACTGTTCGGCGGCATCCTGGGAGCGCGAGACTCCCTGTTTTTACTTTCGTCGTTGCCTTTTGCCGCCAAGGATTTCCAGCAGGCCAAATCCTTGTTTACCTGTGCAAAACCGGTACTGGAAGACAGGCTGAAGAAACTCGATGCCAGATTGCTCTATGTGACGCCATGGCCGCCATCGGGCATCTGGTCCACCAAACCGCTGGCCACCAAAACAGATTTACAGGCGCTGAAGATCCGTACTTACGATGAAACCAGCAAGTCGGTGTTTGAGCGTCTGGGCGCGCAAAGCGTGAATCTTCCGTACTCCGCGCTGGCGGAGAAACTCAAAGCGGGCGATCTGAACGCGGTTCTTACTTCGGGCGATGGCGGCGCCGGCCGAAAACTATGGGATCTTCTGCCCTACTTCACCGCGGTGAACTATTCAATTCCGCTCAGCTATACGATTATCAACAACGCCACATGGAACAGCTTGAGCAAAGAGCAGCAATCCGTGCTGGACAAGGCGGCTCAAGAAGTTGCCGACGCATCCTGGGCCGGGGTTGAAAAACGCATCCAGGCAAACTATAGCCGCATGAGCGAGCACAAGATGACATTGAACACGCAGCCGTCGGCCTCGATCAATCAGGCACTCAAGGATTCCGGGGCCGCCGAAACCAAAGCCTGGCTGCAGAAAAACAAGCTGACCGACAAAGACGCGGCGTGCCTGCTGGAAGGCAATTCCTGA
- a CDS encoding PIG-L deacetylase family protein translates to MAYISGVPMVNFPSSAGKSAGLVVSAHSADFVWRAAGSIALHVKQGLRMKIVCLSFGERGESAKLWRKGGMTIEKVKAGRRDEAQQAADILGAEIEFFDLGDYPLRVPDEALFRLADVYRELQPAFVLSHSVRDPYNFDHPLAMHVAQEARIIAQAEGYNPGEKIIGAPSVYAFEPHQTEQCGWVPDTFLDITEVWDVKRRAIEAMAGQEHLWEYYTRVAQQRGVQAKRNIGIAAARNIQYAEAYMKLTPTVLESMA, encoded by the coding sequence ATGGCCTACATTTCCGGAGTTCCAATGGTCAATTTCCCGTCTTCCGCCGGCAAGAGTGCTGGCCTGGTCGTCAGCGCTCATTCCGCCGATTTCGTCTGGCGTGCCGCGGGCAGCATCGCCTTGCACGTCAAGCAGGGCTTGCGCATGAAGATCGTCTGCCTGTCGTTCGGCGAGCGCGGCGAGTCCGCCAAGCTCTGGCGCAAAGGCGGCATGACCATCGAGAAGGTCAAGGCCGGCCGCCGTGACGAGGCGCAACAGGCGGCCGATATTCTCGGCGCGGAAATTGAGTTCTTCGACCTGGGCGACTACCCGCTGCGCGTGCCCGACGAGGCTCTGTTCCGGCTGGCCGATGTCTATCGCGAATTGCAGCCCGCGTTCGTGCTGAGTCATTCGGTGCGCGACCCCTACAATTTTGACCACCCGCTGGCCATGCACGTAGCGCAGGAAGCGCGCATCATCGCCCAGGCCGAGGGTTACAATCCGGGCGAAAAAATCATTGGCGCACCTTCCGTCTATGCTTTCGAGCCGCATCAGACCGAGCAATGCGGCTGGGTACCCGATACTTTCCTGGACATCACTGAAGTATGGGATGTGAAGCGGCGCGCCATCGAAGCCATGGCGGGGCAGGAACATCTCTGGGAGTACTACACGCGGGTCGCGCAGCAGCGCGGCGTGCAGGCCAAGCGCAATATCGGCATCGCGGCGGCCCGTAATATCCAGTATGCCGAGGCCTATATGAAACTGACTCCTACTGTTCTGGAATCGATGGCATGA
- a CDS encoding amidohydrolase, producing the protein MSLAPVKPNSDYCLGPLPEVDESTFDIPAGACDTHAHVISASDAYPMVSNRSYTPPAAPEEKYLAMLDATGMDRGVLVQISVYGSDNRYMLDVLKRNPKRLRGVAVVRADVTDKELRDMHEAGVRGLRINVLFGGGTGFDAMEGLAHRIADMGWHIQFLMDARQLPDLMPKMKKLPVIGVVDHMGHMPVSLGTLHPGFEALQSLVRDRGWWVKLSGAYRISDDFQDYKDVVPWARELIKTAPDQMVWGSDWPHVAIPRMPNTGRLRNQLALWAPDSKERNRILVDNPAKLYDFE; encoded by the coding sequence ATGAGCCTCGCGCCGGTAAAACCCAATAGCGACTATTGCCTTGGCCCGCTCCCCGAGGTCGATGAATCGACATTCGATATTCCCGCCGGAGCCTGCGATACACACGCGCATGTGATATCGGCCAGCGACGCATACCCCATGGTTTCGAACCGGAGCTATACCCCGCCGGCGGCGCCCGAAGAAAAATACCTGGCCATGCTCGATGCGACAGGAATGGATCGAGGCGTATTGGTGCAAATCAGCGTGTACGGCTCGGACAACCGATACATGCTCGATGTCCTGAAACGCAATCCGAAACGGCTAAGAGGCGTGGCGGTCGTCCGCGCCGATGTCACCGACAAAGAATTGCGCGACATGCACGAAGCGGGAGTGCGGGGCTTGCGCATCAACGTCCTGTTCGGAGGAGGCACCGGCTTTGACGCGATGGAAGGCCTGGCGCACCGGATTGCCGACATGGGCTGGCATATCCAGTTCCTGATGGATGCCCGTCAATTACCGGACTTGATGCCGAAAATGAAAAAGCTGCCGGTGATTGGCGTAGTCGATCACATGGGCCACATGCCGGTATCGCTGGGCACATTGCACCCAGGTTTTGAAGCATTGCAAAGCCTGGTCCGCGATCGCGGCTGGTGGGTGAAGCTGTCCGGAGCCTATCGGATCAGCGACGACTTCCAGGACTATAAAGATGTCGTGCCGTGGGCTCGCGAACTGATAAAAACCGCGCCGGATCAAATGGTGTGGGGCAGCGATTGGCCCCATGTCGCCATACCCAGAATGCCCAACACAGGACGCCTGCGCAACCAGCTCGCCCTTTGGGCGCCCGATAGCAAAGAGAGAAACCGCATCCTGGTCGACAACCCGGCAAAGCTCTACGATTTCGAATAG
- a CDS encoding DNA-binding transcriptional regulator translates to MTPDDLRRWQAHMDFTQAQAAKALGTSLATYKSWLSGRDPNTGRSVGIDHTVDLACAALVERLAPFSEYETH, encoded by the coding sequence ATGACACCTGACGACTTGCGCCGCTGGCAGGCACATATGGACTTTACCCAGGCCCAGGCGGCGAAGGCCCTGGGTACGTCGCTTGCCACCTATAAAAGCTGGTTGAGTGGACGCGACCCGAATACGGGAAGGTCCGTCGGCATCGATCACACGGTGGACCTCGCCTGTGCGGCGCTGGTCGAGCGTTTGGCGCCCTTTAGCGAATACGAAACTCACTGA